One window of Chryseobacterium indologenes genomic DNA carries:
- a CDS encoding IS3 family transposase (programmed frameshift), with amino-acid sequence MKKSKFTESQIVFALKQSETGVKVQEICRKMGISEATYYNWKKKYGGLGISELRRLRQLEEENSQLKKLVADLSLDKQILQDVLKKKVLKPAQKRGLASEIHDNYKVSLRRSCDLVILQRTVYYYQSHRRDDTALRMRLVELSQIRVRYGIQRLQVLLRREGWKDNHKRVYRIYCEEGLNLRRKKNKRIKSARNRKPTDGTSSSLHECWSMDFMSDALFDGKRFRLFTLVDNYSRKCLAIEAGISIKGENVTEILKNITFEEKVFPERIKIDNGPEFISKELDRWAYEKNVELEFSRPGKPTDNAFIESFNGSLRDECLSVNWFLSLQDAQEKLNAWKLDYNDYRPHSSLGNLTPNEFIEMQSKKQISLF; translated from the exons ATGAAAAAGAGCAAATTCACGGAGAGCCAGATTGTCTTCGCCTTAAAGCAATCTGAGACAGGGGTCAAGGTTCAGGAAATCTGTCGTAAAATGGGCATCAGTGAGGCAACCTATTACAATTGGAAAAAGAAATATGGGGGATTGGGTATTTCTGAGCTTCGGAGGTTACGACAGTTGGAAGAAGAAAATAGCCAGCTTAAGAAACTGGTTGCCGATTTAAGTTTGGATAAGCAAATTCTACAGGATGTTTTGAAAA AAAAAGTTCTGAAGCCAGCTCAAAAACGTGGGTTGGCTTCAGAAATACATGATAATTATAAGGTATCATTAAGAAGAAGCTGTGATTTGGTAATTCTGCAACGAACGGTTTATTACTATCAATCTCACCGTAGGGATGATACGGCCCTTAGAATGCGGCTGGTGGAGCTTTCACAAATTCGTGTCCGTTATGGCATTCAACGCTTGCAAGTTCTTCTCAGGCGTGAGGGTTGGAAAGATAATCATAAACGAGTGTATCGGATTTATTGTGAGGAAGGCTTGAATCTGCGTAGAAAGAAGAACAAGAGAATAAAATCCGCAAGAAACAGAAAGCCTACGGATGGTACATCCTCCAGTTTACACGAATGCTGGAGCATGGATTTCATGAGCGATGCCTTGTTTGATGGGAAGAGATTTAGGCTTTTCACTTTAGTTGATAATTATAGTAGAAAATGCTTGGCCATTGAGGCGGGAATTTCCATCAAGGGAGAAAACGTCACAGAAATATTAAAAAACATTACCTTTGAAGAGAAGGTTTTTCCCGAGCGTATCAAAATAGATAATGGTCCTGAATTTATCAGCAAGGAATTGGATAGATGGGCTTATGAAAAGAATGTAGAATTGGAATTCTCCAGACCTGGAAAACCTACTGATAATGCATTTATAGAGAGCTTTAACGGTTCATTGAGGGATGAGTGTCTAAGCGTAAATTGGTTTTTGTCGCTTCAGGATGCACAGGAAAAATTAAATGCATGGAAGTTGGATTATAATGATTACAGACCGCATAGCTCATTAGGAAATCTAACCCCGAATGAGTTCATCGAAATGCAATCAAAAAAGCAAATTTCTCTATTTTAG
- a CDS encoding outer membrane beta-barrel protein has translation MFSNITKLDGDNQVDYFENFFNLTTTGINIRYSFNKIKNLESSIMTNISYSKVNILNDAFVPRNGVIFYYYIDNNYYLNKSKTVFLNLSYLHSLPTNSINSYLGNVANLAGGVKILLLQKQMQFNLTFSDLFRQQRDKGMYYYNGYDNTINNYTDNRYLTVGFSYKIGKAKTKPSKNTTYERNRTE, from the coding sequence ATGTTTAGTAACATTACTAAACTTGATGGTGATAATCAGGTTGATTATTTTGAAAACTTCTTCAACCTTACCACCACTGGTATCAATATAAGATATAGCTTCAATAAAATTAAGAATCTGGAATCAAGTATTATGACCAATATTTCCTATTCAAAAGTAAATATTCTAAATGATGCATTCGTTCCTAGAAATGGAGTTATTTTTTATTATTATATTGATAATAATTATTATCTCAATAAGTCTAAGACTGTTTTCCTAAACCTGTCTTATCTCCATAGTCTGCCGACCAATTCCATTAACTCTTATCTTGGAAATGTAGCAAATTTAGCTGGAGGTGTAAAGATTTTACTTTTACAGAAACAAATGCAATTCAATTTAACTTTTAGTGACTTGTTTAGACAACAAAGAGATAAGGGAATGTATTACTATAATGGCTATGATAATACAATAAATAACTACACGGACAATCGGTACTTAACAGTAGGCTTTTCATATAAAATAGGAAAAGCGAAAACCAAACCAAGTAAAAATACAACCTATGAAAGAAATAGGACAGAATAA